A region of Tigriopus californicus strain San Diego chromosome 7, Tcal_SD_v2.1, whole genome shotgun sequence DNA encodes the following proteins:
- the LOC131882891 gene encoding uncharacterized protein LOC131882891 isoform X2 produces the protein MSAPLGLAPLVVTVFIHCERAPEAYAGAWNTAESALRQLFVAAKRLWTIWLQSLPAWTLTGPEADPPAMDHLSRLVAQVAQCAQLMLPLDFITFGKTVSVMMELTQRLPPPLCAPEDVLALWPKLAGQASQLVTQVAAFVADPGPKCPELTMVIFAFKVIDKLATLFHGQWGGNFEAIVALIADCITLRVSSVRPLPNAEKQKLAVDLPGWIQSALKSLMHDPDFVRCMIAGPPLASKGGVFFNYLLVGAEILLLMAQIEEDARPAWFTDENTNLLNSWLTWSNLCGESFEKLHDFSPFNAPSRSPTGEASTESVYVHVLLRVQSFITTMTEREFRVVESVLMHTILNTSPVQSNLDQYWKIRLTLDIWSFLVRFAPPDICQSHVCLLLEIALNSQFHTFPMVPMTVRRLGAFLNRKAINELEGEYALAKDPRHLIALRCLPNLSTKVRSSILDASLAVLDHAQSYCTSLSQFELLLSALAIVSECDEKTHLEIECLCLKVIQHFNASPPAFDSPGHVNFFIAALYRLLERYWSQMNEKDPQMDVTRLSPCFYQIKTMVDQNSFKFDRFANVSSHFKSSTISGCIPMGEKPTPAKKSLETTASNQDEYDLSSLVQECQRFIQMVKPAINSGQVMDNSETRLLIEDALRTVETCAQGLKQCDDKHN, from the exons ATGAGCGCCCCCTTGGGCCTGGCTCCCCTCGTGGTTACTGTCTTCATCCACTGCGAGCGAGCCCCTGAGGCGTATGCGGGCGCTTGGAACACCGCGGAAAGCGCCTTGCGGCAACTCTTTGTCGCCGCCAAACGTCTTTGGACCATCTGGCTCCAGTCATTGCCCGCCTGGACCCTGACAGGCCCAGAGGCTGACCCTCCAGCCATGGATCATTTGTCACGTCTGGTCGCCCAG GTGGCCCAATGCGCTCAGCTCATGCTGCCCTTGgatttcattacttttggcAAAACCGTGTCGGTCATGATGGAGCTCACGCAGCGCCTACCCCCGCCCCTCTGCGCCCCTGAAGATGTGTTGGCTCTTTGGCCGAAATTGGCGGGACAAGCCAGTCAGCTCGTCACTCAGGTGGCGGCCTTCGTAGCTGATCCCGGGCCTAAATGTCCCGAGTTGACCATGGtcatttttgccttcaaagtCATTGACAAACTAGCCACGTTATTTCACGGTCAATGGGGTGGTAATTTTGAAGCGATCGTCGCGCTCATCGCCGATTGTATCACTCTGCGCGTTTCCAGCGTCCGTCCTTTACCCAATGCCGAGAAGCAGAAACTGGCCGTGGATTTGCCCGGCTGGATTCAGTCGGCTCTGAAGAGTTTGATGCACGATCCCGATTTCGTCCGGTGCATGATCGCGGGTCCTCCATTGGCGAGTAAGGGCGGCGTGTTCTTTAATTACCTACTCGTGGGCGCTGAGATACTCCTCTTAATGGCTCAAATCGAGGAAGACGCCCGACCCGCCTGGTTCACTGACGAAA ACACCAATCTGTTGAACTCGTGGTTGACATGGTCCAACTTGTGCGGCGagtcatttgaaaaacttcaCGATTTTTCGCCGTTCAATGCCCCTTCACGCAGTCCAACAGGCGAGGCATCCACCGAATCAGTCTATGTCCACGTGCTTCTCCGAGTCCAATCTTTCATCACAACCATGACAGAGCGAGAGTTTCGAGTCGTGGAAAGCGTTTTGATGCATACCATCCTAAACACGAGCCCAGTCCAGTCAAATTTGGACCAGTATTGGAAAATCAGGCTGACCCTGGACATCTGGAGCTTCCTTGTTCG ATTTGCTCCTCCAGATATTTGCCAAAGCCACGTGTGCCTTTTACTCGAGATCGCCCTTAACAGCCAGTTCCACACCTTTCCCATGGTTCCAATGACTGTGCGGCGATTGGGGGCGTTTCTCAATAGAAAAGCAATAAATGAGTTGGAAGGAGAGTACGCCCTCGCCAAGGACCCACGACACTTAATCGCTCTTCGCTGCCTGCCCAACTTATCCACCAAAGTGCGATCGTCGATCTTAGACGCCAGTCTCGCCGTTTTGGACCATGCTCAATCCTATTGCACGAGTTTGTCGCAATTCGAGTTGTTGCTCTCGGCTTTGGCCATTGTAAGTGAGTGTGATGAGAAGACCCACCTGGAAATCGAGTGCCTGTGTCTTAAAGTGATTCAGCACTTCAACGCCTCCCCACCGGCTTTTGATTCGCCCGGTCATGTAAATTTTTTCATTGCGGCGTTATATCGACTCTTGGAACGATATTGGAGCCAGATGAATGAGAAAGATCCTCAAATGGATGTAACACGGCTGTCCCCATGCTTTTACCAAATCAAGACGATGGTGGATCAAAAttcgttcaaatttgataGGTTTGCCAACGTAAGTTCGCATTTCAAATCCAGCACCATTAGCGGGTGCATTCCTATGGGAGAGAAACCAACTCCTGCCAAGAAATCCTTAGAAACAACTGCTTCCAATCAAGATGAGTATGATCTATCCTCCTTGGTTCAAGAATGTCAacgtttcattcaaatggTCAAGCCAGCAATCAATTCGGGACAAGTCATGGATAACTCGGAAACACGGTTACTCATTGAGGACGCACTCAGAACCGTGGAAACTTGTGCCCAAGGATTAAAGCAATGTGACGATAAACACAACTAA
- the LOC131883791 gene encoding small integral membrane protein 14-like — MDEGGFDPCECIFNHEMAMRRLLSLLRQSQSYCTDNECLQDGGLPGPTPGVGGGLGGDGSFLMMTMAWMFVAMVLFFLRPNSLRHDAGPNKPGSRGSDGDDHPGASGSNDPEPPAVM, encoded by the exons ATGGATGAGGGCGGTTTTGATCCTTGCGAGTGCATCTTCAACCATGAGATGGCCATGCGCCGACTTCTGTCGCTTTTGCGTCAATCCCAATCCTATTGCACCGACAACGAGTGCTTACAG GATGGCGGCTTGCCGGGTCCGACCCCAGGTGTAGGCGGTGGCTTGGGCGGTGACGGCTCATTTCTGATGATGACCATGGCTTGGATGTTCGTGGCCATGGTGTTGTTCTTCTTGCGACCGAACTCGTTGCGCCATGATGCGGGCCCGAACAAACCCGGCTCTCGGGGCTCAGACGGCGACGACCACCCGGGCGCGTCGGGATCCAACGATCCCGAACCTCCCGCCGTCATGTGA
- the LOC131884355 gene encoding uncharacterized protein LOC131884355 isoform X2, with amino-acid sequence MSVMLGKQGFYADLAFRFILVIYVAAIDPLTGWRVGNASFEISALKCHRPVCPSSKVNVTTPMRSKFAIWTASHREMIASQVLLFKVTLTGYLTIQFQFRAIPNPRSPMILHLPLARDVHKFGTWFTLVYNPLIISHNLELGFIDMDCSCRSTMSFKHPCLNKGYNGAWVKQEDGLPYLTFRRPFLKGTRYLIFVHSPLGATNLHEGDLVATMIQGANVSHFKIPPRPKSSRLVARPTRLWFVGILYLGGSSDHTFQALGKLSSTSKPLKSCDVNVTQWP; translated from the exons ATGTCTGTGATGCTGGGAAAGCAAGGCTTTTACGCAGATCTCGCCTTTCGTTTTATTTTAGTCATATATGTGGCTGCCATAGATCCTTTAACAGGATGGCGAGTGGGAAATGCCTCTTTCGAAATATCCGCTCTCAAATGTCACCGTCCGGTTTGTCCTTCTAGCAAAGTGAATGTGACGACGCCAATGAGAAGCAAATTCGCCATCTGGACGGCAAGTCATCGAGAG ATGATAGCAAGCCAAGTGCTGTTGTTCAAAGTGACTTTGACGGGATATCTGAcgatccaatttcaatttagaGCCATTCCCAACCCAAGGTCACCAATGATTTTGCACCTTCCTCTGGCGCGTGATGTGCACAAA TTTGGAACGTGGTTCACATTGGTCTATAATCCATTGATTATCTCGCACAACCTTGAGTTGGGCTTCATCGACATGGATTGTTCTTGTCGGTCCACGATGAGTTTCAAACATCCTTGTCTAAATAAAGGCTACAACGGAGCTTGGGTCAAGCAAGAAGACGGTTTGCCATACCTCACGTTTCGTCGACCTTTCCTCAAAGGCACCCGATATCTTATTTTCGTCCATTCACCACTTGG CGCTACAAATTTGCATGAAGGTGACTTGGTGGCGACCATGATTCAAGGAGCAAATGTGTCACATTTCAAGATCCCTCCCAGGCCAAAATCCTCCAGATTGGTAGCAAGACCAACCAG GCTCTGGTTTGTGGGAATCCTGTACCTTGGTGGTAGTTCTGATCATACCTTCCAGGCTCTCGGGAAATTGAGCTCCACCTCAAAGCCACTGAAAAGCTGCGATGTGAACGTGACACAATGGCCCTAA
- the LOC131883652 gene encoding phosphate carrier protein, mitochondrial-like produces MTISNVNKSVNLFPGPMVPAHGGEPAPAPGLTSSGRSFLAAAEAEPKYSCEFGSSKYFALCGLGGILSCGITHTAVTPLDLVKCRLQVNKEKYQNLGKGFKLTYAEGGAGGLFLGWAPTALGYSAQGLCKFGFYEVFKNLYSNMIGEENTYLYRTSLYLAASASAEFFADIALSPMESVKVRIQTSQVGTFPTTLREAAPKIMKEEGLNGFYKSLAPLWGRQIPYTMMKFACFERTVEALYEHVVPKPRAECSKSEQLVVTFAAGYIAGVFCAIVSHPADTIVSYMNKAQGSSMGDAARALGFSGMWGGLGPRIIMIGTLTALQWFIYDGVKVALALPRPPPPQMPESLRLKLEAAQK; encoded by the exons ATGACCATCTCCAACGTCAACAAATCCGTCAACCTCTTTCCCGGCCCCATGGTGCCCGCCCACGGCGGCGAGCCGGCCCCGGCCCCCGGCCTGACTTCCAGTGGGCGGAGTTTCCTGGCCGCGGCTGAAGCCGAGCCCAAATACTCTTGCGAGTTCGGGAGCtccaaatattttgctctgtGCGGTTTGGGCGGTATCCTGTCCTGCGGCATCACGCACACGGCCGTCACACCGCTGGATTTAGTCAAGTGTCGATTGCAG GTCAACAAGGAGAAGTACCAAAACTTGGGCAAGGGCTTCAAGCTCACGTATGCCGAAGGGGGTGCGGGTGGTCTATTCTTGGGCTGGGCCCCCACTGCTCTGGGTTACTCGGCCCAGGGACTGTGCAAGTTCGGCTTCTACGAAGTCTTCAAGAACTTGTACTCCAACATGATCGGGGAGGAGAACACCTACCTTTACCGCACCTCGCTCTACTTGGCCGCCTCGGCCTCGGCCGAGTTCTTCGCCGACATTGCCCTCTCCCCCATGGAGAGTGTGAAGGTGCGTATTCAGACCAGCCAGGTGGGCACCTTCCCCACCACATTGCGCGAAGCCGCCCCCAAAATCATGAAGGAGGAAGGCCTAAACGGCTTCTACAAGTCGCTAGCCCCGCTCTGGGGTCGCCAGATTCCCTACACCATGATGAAGTTTGCCTGCTTCGAGCGCACCGTCGAGGCCCTCTACGAGCACGTGGTGCCCAAGCCCCGCGCCGAATGCTCCAAGTCTGAGCAGTTGGTGGTCACCTTCGCCGCCGGTTACATTGCCGGTGTGTTCTGCGCTATTGTGTCCCATCCGGCAGACACCATCGTGTCCTACATGAACAAGGCTCAAGGGTCGTCCATGGGTGACGCGGCTCGCGCTTTGGGCTTCAGCGGGATGTGGGGTGGCCTGGGGCCTAGGATTATCATGATCGGTACCCTCACCGCCCTCCAATGGTTTATCTACGATGGTGTGAAAGTGGCTTTGGCCTTGCCCCGTCCCCCGCCCCCTCAGATGCCCGAGTCCTTGAGGCTCAAGCTCGAAGCGGCCCAAAAATAA
- the LOC131884355 gene encoding uncharacterized protein LOC131884355 isoform X1 produces the protein MKGHLVMFFAQYIRYSLIICIYYWHGVTCVGEYNVNSSGNIVYPRNNSGSPIRSIIYVAAIDPLTGWRVGNASFEISALKCHRPVCPSSKVNVTTPMRSKFAIWTASHREMIASQVLLFKVTLTGYLTIQFQFRAIPNPRSPMILHLPLARDVHKFGTWFTLVYNPLIISHNLELGFIDMDCSCRSTMSFKHPCLNKGYNGAWVKQEDGLPYLTFRRPFLKGTRYLIFVHSPLGATNLHEGDLVATMIQGANVSHFKIPPRPKSSRLVARPTRLWFVGILYLGGSSDHTFQALGKLSSTSKPLKSCDVNVTQWP, from the exons atgaaagGCCATTTAGTCATGTTTTTTGCACAATACATAAGGTATTCGCTTATTATTTGCATATACTATTGGCATGGTGTTACGTGTGTTGGTGAATACAATGTAAACAGTTCTGGAAATATTGTATATCCTCGCAACAACTCTGGATCTCCAATTCGGTCAA TCATATATGTGGCTGCCATAGATCCTTTAACAGGATGGCGAGTGGGAAATGCCTCTTTCGAAATATCCGCTCTCAAATGTCACCGTCCGGTTTGTCCTTCTAGCAAAGTGAATGTGACGACGCCAATGAGAAGCAAATTCGCCATCTGGACGGCAAGTCATCGAGAG ATGATAGCAAGCCAAGTGCTGTTGTTCAAAGTGACTTTGACGGGATATCTGAcgatccaatttcaatttagaGCCATTCCCAACCCAAGGTCACCAATGATTTTGCACCTTCCTCTGGCGCGTGATGTGCACAAA TTTGGAACGTGGTTCACATTGGTCTATAATCCATTGATTATCTCGCACAACCTTGAGTTGGGCTTCATCGACATGGATTGTTCTTGTCGGTCCACGATGAGTTTCAAACATCCTTGTCTAAATAAAGGCTACAACGGAGCTTGGGTCAAGCAAGAAGACGGTTTGCCATACCTCACGTTTCGTCGACCTTTCCTCAAAGGCACCCGATATCTTATTTTCGTCCATTCACCACTTGG CGCTACAAATTTGCATGAAGGTGACTTGGTGGCGACCATGATTCAAGGAGCAAATGTGTCACATTTCAAGATCCCTCCCAGGCCAAAATCCTCCAGATTGGTAGCAAGACCAACCAG GCTCTGGTTTGTGGGAATCCTGTACCTTGGTGGTAGTTCTGATCATACCTTCCAGGCTCTCGGGAAATTGAGCTCCACCTCAAAGCCACTGAAAAGCTGCGATGTGAACGTGACACAATGGCCCTAA
- the LOC131882892 gene encoding DNA-binding protein SMUBP-2-like: MAQVVQPWQWPARQCSRYGPRGRTGLIRLAPTHALWTASNPTAALYSGQGRAERISGGPRSRPVLGAESTLRDHLRACFDRARREMIAVQDRETRHKHGLTARELFFRGEALFDLHVDPDYHAFTYEGRVVLRLVRHTSWEPARLRAGVLMELVWDEGGPPPVAPANSDVDPDSHCGAFFRHPRSDGRFPAWRSVNVVISHVEDQHIYVQVESFDNFLTQALTPVYAKDQGPRVSLDSDTGRLQVFLIRRSELGIYGLQIQALSRLRSQPGVRTQLDLPLLPELIRETGSAAATPPSHFFHPELDASKRAAVQHCDRHPHLSVIHGPPGTGKTTTLAAAVLSAVANGDKVLVLAPSHTACDAITMALLKYWPESRWGPSDQGALVRIGMDLRVTVRALTRYLAVNLHENGNFQTVVKNLANVRSAILSHPRGEKGLGKLLAQEKKLVQARDREFRLVQDAAIRQARIVVATNLSALRFPIFSRVWQGKFNLVCIDEAGFVPDEIVLPFLTCKARLILSGDHMQLPPIYYSLDVTKRYPVQSLFERLIKFAPQNVNFLNTQYRSNALIAQWSSQEFYHNQVLSHASVANQLLEDLPHVRSTTETSTPLLFIDTSSRQDRHETKLTDLAEDDENSSILNREEAALVDQLVRKYLSLKVDPYDIGIITPYWNQVMLLRSLIWTNKRRQKIEIRTVDGYQGREKELIIMSFVRSNAEHDVGFLRESRRVNVSITRAKRACILVGDASTLKIDPALANFISFCEDKNALLPVRDIL, encoded by the coding sequence ATGGCTCAAGTAGTACAGCCCTGGCAATGGCCCGCCCGGCAGTGTTCTCGCTATGGGCCACGAGGTCGAACCGGTCTGATCCGGCTGGCTCCCACCCACGCTCTTTGGACTGCCTCCAATCCTACGGCCGCCTTGTACTCGGGTCAGGGTCGAGCTGAGCGGATCTCCGGTGGGCCTCGTTCTCGTCCAGTCCTAGGGGCCGAGAGCACGTTGCGCGACCACCTCCGGGCGTGCTTTGATCGGGCTCGACGCGAAATGATAGCCGTTCAAGATCGCGAGACGCGTCACAAGCACGGCTTGACCGCCCGGGAATTGTTCTTCCGCGGGGAGGCCCTCTTTGACTTGCACGTGGATCCAGACTACCACGCTTTCACTTACGAAGGACGGGTCGTACTGCGTTTGGTTCGCCACACCTCTTGGGAGCCGGCCCGGCTACGAGCGGGCGTCCTGATGGAACTCGTGTGGGACGAGGGCGGTCCTCCTCCGGTTGCGCCGGCCAATTCCGACGTTGATCCGGACTCTCATTGCGGAGCGTTCTTTCGCCATCCCAGGTCCGATGGTCGATTTCCGGCTTGGCGGTCTGTCAACGTGGTGATCAGCCATGTGGAAGACCAGCATATCTATGTCCAAGTCGAGTCATTCGATAATTTTTTGACGCAGGCTTTGACGCCCGTGTACGCCAAGGATCAAGGTCCACGGGTTTCTCTTGATTCTGACACCGGTCGTCTCCAGGTATTTCTCATTCGGCGGAGCGAGTTGGGCATTTACGGTTTGCAAATCCAGGCCCTGTCCCGTTTGCGCTCACAGCCCGGCGTCCGAACTCAACTCGACCTGCCCTTGCTTCCCGAGCTCATTCGCGAGACCGGTTCGGCTGCCGCCACCCCCCCGTCTCATTTCTTCCATCCTGAATTGGATGCCTCCAAACGGGCCGCAGTGCAGCACTGTGACCGTCACCCCCACCTGAGTGTGATCCACGGCCCACCTGGCACGGGTAAGACCACCACTTTAGCCGCGGCTGTGTTGTCAGCCGTGGCCAACGGTGACAAAGTCTTAGTACTGGCCCCCAGCCATACTGCCTGTGATGCTATCACCATGGCTTTGTTGAAATATTGGCCGGAAAGTAGATGGGGCCCCAGTGATCAAGGCGCCTTGGTCCGGATTGGCATGGACCTCCGAGTAACAGTGCGCGCTCTCACCCGATACCTGGCGGTCAACCTCCATGAAAATGGGAACTTTCAGACTGTGGTCAAGAACTTGGCCAATGTAAGGAGTGCCATTCTCTCGCATCCTCGCGGGGAAAAAGGCCTAGGAAAGCTCTTGGCCCAAGAGAAAAAACTGGTTCAGGCTCGAGACCGTGAATTTCGGCTCGTGCAAGATGCGGCGATCCGACAGGCCCGGATTGTGGTGGCTACCAATTTGTCCGCGCTAAGATTTCCCATCTTCTCCCGAGTGTGGCAAGGCAAATTCAACTTGGTTTGCATAGATGAAGCTGGATTCGTGCCCGATGAAATTGTGTTGCCATTTCTAACCTGTAAAGCCAGACTGATCTTATCCGGCGATCATATGCAATTGCCACCCATCTATTACTCGTTAGATGTAACGAAAAGATATCCGGTGCAGAGCTTATTTGAGCGGTTAATCAAATTTGCGCCCCAGAACGTGAACTTCCTGAACACTCAGTATCGATCGAATGCCTTGATCGCCCAATGGAGCTCGCAAGAGTTCTACCACAATCAGGTCCTCTCCCACGCCTCTGTGGCCAATCAATTGCTCGAAGATCTACCTCATGTCAGGTCTACAACGGAAACATCCACGCCGTTATTGTTTATCGACACATCCTCGCGACAAGACAGGCATGAAACGAAGCTCACGGATTTGGCTGAGGACGACGAGAACTCGTCGATACTGAATCGGGAGGAAGCTGCGCTGGTCGATCAACTTGTGCGCAAGTACCTGAGCTTAAAAGTGGATCCCTATGATATTGGGATCATCACACCCTATTGGAACCAGGTGATGCTTTTGCGGAGCTTGATTTGGACCAACAAACGGCGTCAAAAGATTGAGATTCGCACTGTGGATGGCTATCAAGGTCGCGAAAAAGAGCTGATCATCATGTCTTTCGTCAGATCAAATGCTGAGCATGACGTTGGCTTTCTCCGGGAATCACGGCGAGTTAATGTGTCCATAACCCGAGCCAAACGAGCCTGCATTTTGGTGGGCGACGCGAGCACGCTTAAGATTGATCCTGCTCTAGCCAATTTCATCTCGTTTTGTGAGGACAAGAATGCACTTTTACCCGTGCGGGACATTTTATAG
- the LOC131882891 gene encoding uncharacterized protein LOC131882891 isoform X1, whose amino-acid sequence METPDPTLLASSHAGQPTDWAWDSQADSDQIRARAPAYLTQVQRVFTTPDTPAQGGSRLLRDLARHVWPHVLKSDPLPDSPSLASVLGAALRGARAMLDHYLSSALNRLQDHQVDDCLALLWQAQNILVDVQPLIGTPLASGSIMSAPLGLAPLVVTVFIHCERAPEAYAGAWNTAESALRQLFVAAKRLWTIWLQSLPAWTLTGPEADPPAMDHLSRLVAQVAQCAQLMLPLDFITFGKTVSVMMELTQRLPPPLCAPEDVLALWPKLAGQASQLVTQVAAFVADPGPKCPELTMVIFAFKVIDKLATLFHGQWGGNFEAIVALIADCITLRVSSVRPLPNAEKQKLAVDLPGWIQSALKSLMHDPDFVRCMIAGPPLASKGGVFFNYLLVGAEILLLMAQIEEDARPAWFTDENTNLLNSWLTWSNLCGESFEKLHDFSPFNAPSRSPTGEASTESVYVHVLLRVQSFITTMTEREFRVVESVLMHTILNTSPVQSNLDQYWKIRLTLDIWSFLVRFAPPDICQSHVCLLLEIALNSQFHTFPMVPMTVRRLGAFLNRKAINELEGEYALAKDPRHLIALRCLPNLSTKVRSSILDASLAVLDHAQSYCTSLSQFELLLSALAIVSECDEKTHLEIECLCLKVIQHFNASPPAFDSPGHVNFFIAALYRLLERYWSQMNEKDPQMDVTRLSPCFYQIKTMVDQNSFKFDRFANVSSHFKSSTISGCIPMGEKPTPAKKSLETTASNQDEYDLSSLVQECQRFIQMVKPAINSGQVMDNSETRLLIEDALRTVETCAQGLKQCDDKHN is encoded by the exons ATGGAGACCCCCGATCCGACCCTGTTAGCCTCGTCCCACGCTGGCCAGCCCACCGACTGGGCCTGGGACAGCCAGGCAGATTCAGATCAGATTCGCGCTCGAGCGCCGGCCTACTTGACCCAAGTCCAGCGGGTTTTCACCACGCCCGACACGCCGGCCCAAGGAGGGAGCCGACTCTTGCGGGATTTGGCCCGCCATGTTTGGCCACACGTCCTAAAATCGGACCCGCTCCCCGATAGCCCATCTTTAGCCTCAG TGCTGGGCGCGGCCTTAAGGGGTGCCCGTGCCATGTTGGATCATTATCTGAGCTCGGCTTTAAACCGCCTCCAGGACCACCAAGTCGACGACTGTCTGGCTCTATTATGGCAGGCCCAGAACATCTTGGTCGATGTTCAGCCTCTGATTGGCACCCCGTTGGCCTCGGGCTCGATCATGAGCGCCCCCTTGGGCCTGGCTCCCCTCGTGGTTACTGTCTTCATCCACTGCGAGCGAGCCCCTGAGGCGTATGCGGGCGCTTGGAACACCGCGGAAAGCGCCTTGCGGCAACTCTTTGTCGCCGCCAAACGTCTTTGGACCATCTGGCTCCAGTCATTGCCCGCCTGGACCCTGACAGGCCCAGAGGCTGACCCTCCAGCCATGGATCATTTGTCACGTCTGGTCGCCCAG GTGGCCCAATGCGCTCAGCTCATGCTGCCCTTGgatttcattacttttggcAAAACCGTGTCGGTCATGATGGAGCTCACGCAGCGCCTACCCCCGCCCCTCTGCGCCCCTGAAGATGTGTTGGCTCTTTGGCCGAAATTGGCGGGACAAGCCAGTCAGCTCGTCACTCAGGTGGCGGCCTTCGTAGCTGATCCCGGGCCTAAATGTCCCGAGTTGACCATGGtcatttttgccttcaaagtCATTGACAAACTAGCCACGTTATTTCACGGTCAATGGGGTGGTAATTTTGAAGCGATCGTCGCGCTCATCGCCGATTGTATCACTCTGCGCGTTTCCAGCGTCCGTCCTTTACCCAATGCCGAGAAGCAGAAACTGGCCGTGGATTTGCCCGGCTGGATTCAGTCGGCTCTGAAGAGTTTGATGCACGATCCCGATTTCGTCCGGTGCATGATCGCGGGTCCTCCATTGGCGAGTAAGGGCGGCGTGTTCTTTAATTACCTACTCGTGGGCGCTGAGATACTCCTCTTAATGGCTCAAATCGAGGAAGACGCCCGACCCGCCTGGTTCACTGACGAAA ACACCAATCTGTTGAACTCGTGGTTGACATGGTCCAACTTGTGCGGCGagtcatttgaaaaacttcaCGATTTTTCGCCGTTCAATGCCCCTTCACGCAGTCCAACAGGCGAGGCATCCACCGAATCAGTCTATGTCCACGTGCTTCTCCGAGTCCAATCTTTCATCACAACCATGACAGAGCGAGAGTTTCGAGTCGTGGAAAGCGTTTTGATGCATACCATCCTAAACACGAGCCCAGTCCAGTCAAATTTGGACCAGTATTGGAAAATCAGGCTGACCCTGGACATCTGGAGCTTCCTTGTTCG ATTTGCTCCTCCAGATATTTGCCAAAGCCACGTGTGCCTTTTACTCGAGATCGCCCTTAACAGCCAGTTCCACACCTTTCCCATGGTTCCAATGACTGTGCGGCGATTGGGGGCGTTTCTCAATAGAAAAGCAATAAATGAGTTGGAAGGAGAGTACGCCCTCGCCAAGGACCCACGACACTTAATCGCTCTTCGCTGCCTGCCCAACTTATCCACCAAAGTGCGATCGTCGATCTTAGACGCCAGTCTCGCCGTTTTGGACCATGCTCAATCCTATTGCACGAGTTTGTCGCAATTCGAGTTGTTGCTCTCGGCTTTGGCCATTGTAAGTGAGTGTGATGAGAAGACCCACCTGGAAATCGAGTGCCTGTGTCTTAAAGTGATTCAGCACTTCAACGCCTCCCCACCGGCTTTTGATTCGCCCGGTCATGTAAATTTTTTCATTGCGGCGTTATATCGACTCTTGGAACGATATTGGAGCCAGATGAATGAGAAAGATCCTCAAATGGATGTAACACGGCTGTCCCCATGCTTTTACCAAATCAAGACGATGGTGGATCAAAAttcgttcaaatttgataGGTTTGCCAACGTAAGTTCGCATTTCAAATCCAGCACCATTAGCGGGTGCATTCCTATGGGAGAGAAACCAACTCCTGCCAAGAAATCCTTAGAAACAACTGCTTCCAATCAAGATGAGTATGATCTATCCTCCTTGGTTCAAGAATGTCAacgtttcattcaaatggTCAAGCCAGCAATCAATTCGGGACAAGTCATGGATAACTCGGAAACACGGTTACTCATTGAGGACGCACTCAGAACCGTGGAAACTTGTGCCCAAGGATTAAAGCAATGTGACGATAAACACAACTAA